A genomic window from Brassica oleracea var. oleracea cultivar TO1000 chromosome C8, BOL, whole genome shotgun sequence includes:
- the LOC106309124 gene encoding probable proteasome inhibitor, whose product MAFLSCLLLARVIGPSDMARAPPSAGSSMLSLSSLFDWSMIISRCIYIYTVYAFVYAKGSKKFLVKCFAIEDKLLVDAVDDGGKEPAHISNPEKYAAESGVEGDYDAQFKNLGKLVADLHDQLLYKLDEGLKPAASTSQSSSEGNKESESGYYGRRRPVPSFPPVIGGFGDGSMLVGPNDLRMFPRFGDHPDFMIPPQPGVPPPGVRYDPPPPIGPDFGPAGFEPSPFRRHTQIWRGDVHPDLQHFRRWLG is encoded by the exons ATGGCTTTTTTGAGTTGCTTGCTTCTGGCTCGAGTCATAGGACCTTCAGATATGGCTAGAGCTCCTCCATCAGCTGGATCATCCATGCTCTCATTATCTTCTTTGTTTGACTGGTCCATGATCATATCAAGAT GTATCTATATATATACCGTGTACGCGTTTGTGTATGCGAAAGGATCGAAGAAGTTTCTAGTTAAGTGTTTTGCGATAGAGGATAAGCTTCTTGTTGATGCCGTAGATGATGGTGGAAAAGAACCTGCTCATATATCTAATC CTGAGAAGTATGCTGCTGAGTCCGGAGTGGAGGGTGATTACGATGCACAGTTCAAGAACTTGGGTAAGTTAGTCGCTGATTTACATGATCAGCTTCTCTACAAGCTTGATGAAGGACTTAAACCTGCTGCTTCTACGTCCCAGTCCAG TTCGGAGGGTAACAAAGAGTCTGAGTCTGGATATTACGGTCGTCGAAGGCCTGTTCCATCATTCCCTCCGGTGATTGGTGGTTTTGGCGATGGAAGCATGCTTGTAGGACCAAATGATCTTCGCATGTTCCCCCGATTTGGTGATCATCCTGACTTCATGATACCACCACAACC GGGTGTTCCACCTCCCGGTGTTCGTTATGATCCACCTCCACCTATTGGCCCAGATTTTGGCCCAGCTGGTTTTGAGCCAAGCCCGTTCAGAAGG CACACTCAAATTTGGCGAGGAGATGTTCATCCCGATCTTCAGCATTTTCGCCGCTGGCTTGGTTAA